In a genomic window of Rhinoderma darwinii isolate aRhiDar2 chromosome 10, aRhiDar2.hap1, whole genome shotgun sequence:
- the LOC142661967 gene encoding indolethylamine N-methyltransferase-like yields the protein MASSFTGPQIYQDNFDPQIYLDTYYGAVSGVFIKDGYLDFILRKLHKAFTSGGVKGDLMIDIGPGPAIYQELSACEAFKEITAADFTDRNREYLERWRRNEPGLFDWTPALKYVCDLEGRRGKIAEKEDKLRKTLKRVVPCDVTKSNPLHPLVLPKADCVLTIGCLECACKDEVAYGNVIKNLSSLLKVGGHLIIGSILESTIFRCGNKQFSLINLSEQFLRKVITDTGFVIEDLEVLPREFDKPMFDICNHTSGIFILARKVKEV from the exons ATGGCATCTAGTTTTACTGGCCCACAGATCTACCAAGATAATTTTGATCCCCAGATTTATTTAGATACATATTATGGGGCTGTGTCGGGAGTCTTTATTAAAGATGGATACCTAGACTTCATTCTGAGAAAACTGCACAAAGCTTTTACATCAG GTGGCGTAAAAGGGGACTTGATGATTGACATTGGTCCTGGTCCTGCCATTTACCAGGAATTGTCTGCATGTGAGGCCTTTAAAGAAATTACTGCTGCAGATTTTACTGATCGAAACAGAGAATATCTGGAGCGATGGCGAAGGAACGAGCCTGGATTGTTTGACTGGACACCTGCTTTGAAATATGTCTGTGATTTAGAAGGTCGTAG GGGAAAAATAGCTGAGAAGGAAGATAAACTGAGGAAGACATTGAAAAGAGTGGTGCCATGTGATGTCACCAAGAGCAATCCTCTTCACCCACTCGTCTTACCCAAGGCTGATTGTGTCCTAACTATAGGCTGCCTTGAATGTGCATGCAAAGATGAAGTGGCTTATGGGAACGTCATAAAAAATCTCTCTTCCTTGCTGAAAGTGGGTGGTCATTTGATCATTGGTAGCATTTTAGAAAGCACCATATTCCGATGTGGAAACAAGCAATTCTCCCTCATCAACCTAAGTGAGCAGTTCCTTAGAAAAGTCATAACAGATACTGGGTTTGTCATTGAAGATTTGGAAGTTCTCCCTAGAGAATTTGATAAACCAATGTTTGATATCTGCAATCACACTTCTGGCATTTTTATTCTTGCAAGAAAAGTCAAAGAAGTATAA